Proteins from a single region of Apium graveolens cultivar Ventura chromosome 7, ASM990537v1, whole genome shotgun sequence:
- the LOC141672675 gene encoding uncharacterized protein LOC141672675: MNPTHIRTHSSPDLRDYSSSPGEYDDSALEGVATNIKLLLKLIQDHKEACKKGQNDSRRMLRVAGMMTVLDNVRNRMQKCQSFGNKKPQARLMRCNTDIRVNPPQAGEGIVDDDKAKLKKDLNACLVARKSLEGMCSSIGKEKEIMAAELARKNHELNELEEHVNDLRAQNETLLQKVKEFAVDYEDKFDKGKGKVEGNAADLQVRNKALSEQLLTSVDGYRLMKRKLRNTQEEALVMRQTIEKMSERVGAGLHHVRAVKQQIETKSDADKLVCFKEGTEKVEHVFECLEIMVSKHVQRKQ; the protein is encoded by the exons ATGAATCCGACTCACATACGAACACATTCGTCTCCAGACTTGCGCGATTATTCCTCATCCCCAGGAGAGTATGACGATTCTGCTTTAGAAG GAGTTGCAACAAATATAAAATTATTGCTAAAACTAATCCAAGATCATAAAGAGGCATGCAAAAAGGGGCAAAATGATAGCCGTCGGATGCTAAGGGTGGCTGGGATGATGACAGTTCTTGACAATGTAAGAAACAGAATGCAGAAATGCCAATCATTTGGTAACAAAAAGCCGCAAGCTAGGTTAATGAGATGCAACACAGATATCAGGGTAAATCCCCCACAGGCTGGTGAAGGAATAGTAGATGACGACAAAGCAAAGCTGAAGAAAGATCTGAATGCATGTTTAGTAGCAAGAAAGAGCCTCGAAGGTATGTGTTCAAGTATAggaaaggaaaaagagattatgGCTGCAGAATTGGCTAGGAAAAATCACGAGTTGAATGAATTGGAGGAACAtgttaatgatctcagagctcAAAATGAAACATTGTTACAGAAAGTGAAAGAATTTGCAGTAGATTACGAAGATAAATTTGATAAGGGAAAAGGTAAAGTAGAGGGAAATGCTGCTGATCTTCAAGTACGCAACAAGGCGCTATCTGAGCAACTCCTGACGTCGGTTGATGGTTATCGTTTGATGAAAAGGAAGCTAAGAAATACACAAGAGGAAGCTCTAGTAATGCGCCAAACAATAGAGAAAATGTCAGAGAGAGTTGGAGCTGGACTTCATCATGTTCGTGCAGTAAAACAACAGATTGAAACTAAAAGTGATGCTGATAAATTAGTTTGTTTCAAAGAGGGGACTGAAAAAGTAGAGCATGTTTTCGAGTGTTTGGAAATTATGGTGTCCAAACATGTTCAGCGGAAACAGTAG